A single region of the Gorilla gorilla gorilla isolate KB3781 chromosome 1, NHGRI_mGorGor1-v2.1_pri, whole genome shotgun sequence genome encodes:
- the LOC101151362 gene encoding olfactory receptor 6K3-like: MSCVFLSIAVKVAETMFEDGSLLFFIPLFVIYIFIVIGNLIVFFAVRVDTRLHNPMYNFISIFSFLEIWYTTATIPKMLSILISRQRTISMIGCLLQMYFFHSLGNSDGILLTTMAIDRYVAICNPLHYPTIMTPRLCVQLSAGSCIFGFLVLLPEIAWISTLPFCGPNQIHQIFCDFEPVLRLACTDTSMILIEDVIHAVAIVFSVLIIALSYIRIITVILRIPSVEGRQKAFSTCAAHLGVFLMFYGSVSLMYLRFSATFPPILDTAIALMFAVLAPFFNPIIYSFRNKDMKIAIKKLFCPQKMVNLSVD; the protein is encoded by the exons ATGAGCTGTGTCTTTCTATCCATAGCTGTTAAGGTTGCTGAGACCATG TTTGAAGATGGTAGCCTCCTCTTCTTCATTCCATTGTTTGTTATCTACATATTCATTGTCATTGGGAATcttattgtattttttgcagtCAGGGTGGATACCCGTCTCCACAACCCCATGTATAATTTTATCAGCATTTTCTCATTTCTGGAGATCTGGTACACAACTGCCACAATTCCTAAGATGCTCTCCATCCTCATCAGCAGGCAGAGGACCATCTCCATGATTGGCTGCCTCTTGCAGATGTACTTCTTCCATTCACTGGGAAATTCAGACGGTATTTTGTTGACCACCATGGCCATTGATAGGTACGTTGCCATCTGTAACCCTCTCCACTACCCAACCATCATGACCCCCAGGCTCTGTGTTCAGCTCTCTGCGGGGTCCTGCATCTTTGGCTTTCTTGTGTTGCTCCCAGAGATTGCATGGATTTCCACACTGCCCTTCTGTGGACCCAACCAAATCCACCAGATCTTCTGTGATTTTGAACCTGTGCTGCGCTTGGCCTGTACAGACACGTCCATGATTCTGATTGAGGATGTGATCCATGCTGTGGCCATTGTATTCTCTGTCCTGATTATTGCCCTTTCTTATATCAGAATCATCACTGTAATCCTGAGGATTCCCTCTGTTGAAGGCCGCCAGAAGGCCTTTTCTACCTGTGCCGCCCATCTTGGTGTCTTTCTGATGTTCTATGGCAGTGTATCCCTCATGTACCTGCGTTTCTCTGCCACTTTCCCACCGATTTTGGACACAGCTATTGCACTGATGTTTGCAGTTCTTGCTCCCTTTTTCAACCCTATCATCTATAGCTTTAGAAATAAGGATATGAAGATTGCAATTAAAAAGCTTTTCTGCCCTCAGAAGATGGTTAATTTATCTGTAGATTAA